The Vulpes lagopus strain Blue_001 chromosome 6, ASM1834538v1, whole genome shotgun sequence genome has a segment encoding these proteins:
- the LOC121492393 gene encoding acyl-CoA-binding protein-like encodes MAQAEFDKATEDVKHLETKPADDEMLFIYSHYKQATVGDVNTERPGLLDLRGKARWDAWNQLKGTSKEDAMKACINKAEDLKKKYGI; translated from the coding sequence ATGGCTCAGGCTGAGTTTGACAAAGCTACTGAGGATGTTAAGCACCTCGAGACCAAGCCAGCAGATGATGAGATGTTGTTCATCTACAGCCACTACAAACAAGCAACTGTAGGTGACGTAAACACAGAACGGCCTGGGCTGTTGGATCTCAGAGGCAAGGCCAGGTGGGATGCCTGGAATCAGCTGAAAGGGACTTCCAAGGAAGATGCCATGAAAGCTTGCATCAACAAAGCAGAagatctaaagaaaaaatatggaatataa